A single Mixta calida DNA region contains:
- the rstA gene encoding two-component system response regulator RstA has protein sequence MHKIVFVEDDADVGELIAAWLSRHGLEVIVESRGDRAEAVIAREQPDLVMLDIMLPGKDGMTLCRDLRASWSGPIVLLTSLDSDMNHILSLEMGANDYILKTTPPAVLLARLRLHLRQANASHHDEIAPLVNSQKALRFGSLTIDPLNRQVTLGQEIIALSTADYDLLWELATHAGQILNRDALLKTLRGVSYDGMDRSIDVAISRLRKKLHDSATEPYRIKTIRNKGYLFAPHAWDTHAE, from the coding sequence ATGCATAAAATAGTTTTTGTTGAAGACGATGCGGACGTAGGCGAGCTGATTGCCGCCTGGCTGAGTCGTCATGGGCTGGAAGTGATTGTCGAAAGCCGCGGCGACCGGGCCGAGGCGGTCATTGCCCGCGAGCAGCCCGATCTGGTCATGCTGGATATCATGCTGCCCGGCAAAGATGGCATGACCTTGTGCCGCGATCTGCGCGCCAGCTGGTCCGGCCCGATTGTGCTGCTCACCTCGCTGGACAGCGATATGAACCATATCTTGTCGCTGGAGATGGGCGCCAATGACTACATTCTGAAAACCACGCCGCCGGCGGTGCTGCTGGCGCGCCTGCGCCTGCATCTGCGTCAGGCGAACGCCTCGCATCACGATGAGATCGCGCCGCTGGTCAACAGCCAGAAAGCGCTGCGCTTCGGATCGCTCACTATCGATCCGCTGAATCGTCAGGTAACGCTGGGCCAGGAGATCATCGCCCTTTCCACGGCCGATTACGATCTGCTCTGGGAACTGGCGACCCACGCCGGACAAATTCTCAACCGCGACGCGCTGCTGAAAACGCTGCGCGGCGTCAGCTACGATGGCATGGATCGCAGCATCGACGTGGCGATTTCCCGCCTGCGTAAAAAGCTGCACGACAGCGCCACCGAACCTTATCGGATAAAAACCATCCGTAATAAAGGTTATCTGTTTGCGCCACATGCCTGGGATACGCACGCGGAATGA
- the rstB gene encoding two-component system sensor histidine kinase RstB, translated as MRKLFIQFYLLLFVCFLVMTMLVGLVYKFTAERAGRQSMDDLMKSSLYLMRSELREIPPRDWNKTINNLDLNLSFKLHIEPMSKYQLDPVSMRRLRAGEIVALDDEYTFLQHIPRSHYVLAVGPIPYLFYLHEMRLLDIALLAFIGMSLALPVFIWMRPYWKDMLKLESAAQRFGKGHLDERIHFDNASSLVRLGVAFNQMADNINTLVASKKQLIDNIAHELRTPLVRLRYRLEMSDNLSVAESTALKRDIGQLESLIEELLTYARLDRPQVELFLQSVDLAAWLSERIADIRSVHPEYEIALDLPQRDNIGVSDTRLMERVLDNLVNNALRYASQRLRVGLWFDGNLACLQVEDDGPGIPLEERQRVLEPFVRLDPSRDRATGGCGLGLAIVQSVAQALGGFVVIDSSPLGGASVRFCWPVDLPLRSTAIRS; from the coding sequence ATGAGAAAACTCTTTATCCAGTTTTATCTGCTGTTGTTCGTCTGCTTTCTGGTAATGACCATGCTGGTCGGCCTGGTGTACAAATTCACCGCCGAGCGCGCCGGGCGTCAGTCGATGGACGATTTGATGAAAAGCTCGCTTTATCTGATGCGCAGCGAGCTGCGGGAAATTCCGCCGCGCGACTGGAACAAAACCATCAACAATCTTGATTTGAACCTCTCGTTTAAGCTGCATATCGAGCCGATGAGCAAATATCAGCTTGATCCGGTCAGCATGCGCCGCCTGCGCGCCGGGGAAATTGTGGCGCTGGACGACGAATACACCTTTTTGCAGCATATTCCACGCAGCCACTATGTGCTGGCCGTCGGCCCGATCCCCTACCTTTTTTATCTGCATGAGATGCGGCTGCTGGATATCGCGCTGCTGGCGTTTATCGGCATGTCGCTGGCGCTGCCGGTATTTATCTGGATGCGCCCCTACTGGAAAGATATGCTGAAACTGGAATCAGCGGCGCAGCGCTTCGGCAAGGGGCATCTGGATGAGCGCATTCATTTCGATAATGCTTCCAGCCTGGTGCGTCTTGGCGTCGCCTTTAACCAGATGGCGGACAATATCAACACGCTGGTGGCCAGCAAAAAACAGCTCATCGACAACATCGCCCATGAGCTGAGAACGCCGCTGGTGCGCCTGCGCTACCGGCTGGAGATGAGCGATAATCTCAGCGTGGCGGAATCGACCGCGTTGAAGCGCGATATCGGCCAGCTCGAATCGCTGATAGAAGAGTTGCTGACCTATGCGCGGCTCGATCGTCCGCAGGTAGAGCTGTTTTTGCAGTCGGTGGATCTCGCCGCCTGGCTCAGCGAGCGCATCGCCGATATCCGTTCGGTGCATCCTGAATATGAGATCGCGCTCGATCTGCCTCAGCGCGACAATATCGGCGTCTCCGACACCCGACTGATGGAGCGCGTGCTGGACAACCTGGTGAATAACGCGCTGCGTTATGCCAGCCAGCGACTGCGGGTCGGACTCTGGTTCGACGGTAATCTGGCCTGCCTGCAGGTTGAGGATGACGGCCCCGGCATTCCGCTTGAAGAGCGTCAGCGCGTACTGGAGCCGTTTGTGCGTCTCGATCCCAGCCGCGACCGCGCCACCGGCGGCTGCGGTCTGGGGCTGGCGATTGTGCAGTCAGTGGCGCAGGCGCTGGGCGGCTTTGTCGTCATCGACAGCAGCCCGCTCGGCGGCGCCAGCGTTCGCTTTTGCTGGCCGGTTGATCTACCCTTGCGCAGTACGGCGATCCGTTCCTAA
- a CDS encoding carboxypeptidase M32 — MTSAYQQLTQTFQRLSRFGHLSAIAGWDMQTMMPPAGSQARGEALAELSVLQHQILTDSRMEAWLDAAQQESLNDVEQANLLEMRRAWQQAALLPASLVEAKSIAGSRCEHAWRQQRPANDWQGFSANLKEVVRLSREEAEIRAQAAGCSRYDALLDLYEPGMTSAQLDATFGDLIQWLPTLLERVVEKQAAEPVDVPLGPFPIEAQRQLGLQLMKLLGFDFNAGRLDVSAHPFCGGVPEDVRITTRYNENEFVSAMMGVIHETGHARYEQNLPKAWRGQPVALARSTAIHESQSLFFEMQLSRSAPFLQHILPLVTAQMGEQPALTSGNFVRLNQRVKRGFIRVDADEVSYPLHVILRYEIERALIGGDIEVEDIPALWDEKMQRYLGLDTQGNYRDGCMQDIHWTDGAFGYFPTYTLGAMYAAQLFQAVRRALPQLDQQIAAGELQPIFDWLSQNIWQHGSRFPTAQLITQASGEDLNPLHFRLHLEQRYLG, encoded by the coding sequence GTGACATCGGCTTATCAACAACTGACCCAGACTTTTCAGCGCCTGTCGCGCTTCGGCCATCTCTCCGCCATCGCCGGCTGGGATATGCAAACCATGATGCCGCCCGCCGGCAGTCAGGCACGTGGCGAAGCGCTGGCGGAACTGAGCGTTTTGCAGCATCAGATTCTGACCGACAGCAGGATGGAAGCCTGGCTCGATGCGGCGCAGCAGGAATCCCTGAACGACGTGGAACAGGCCAATCTGCTGGAGATGCGACGCGCGTGGCAACAGGCGGCGCTGCTGCCCGCCTCGCTGGTGGAGGCGAAGTCGATTGCCGGCTCGCGCTGCGAACACGCCTGGCGTCAGCAGCGTCCGGCTAATGACTGGCAGGGTTTCTCCGCTAATCTGAAAGAGGTGGTGCGCCTTAGCCGCGAGGAAGCGGAAATCCGCGCGCAGGCCGCGGGCTGCTCACGCTATGACGCCTTGCTCGATCTCTATGAGCCAGGCATGACCAGCGCGCAGCTGGACGCCACGTTTGGCGATCTGATCCAGTGGCTGCCGACGCTGCTTGAACGCGTCGTGGAGAAACAGGCGGCAGAGCCGGTCGATGTGCCGCTGGGCCCCTTCCCGATCGAGGCGCAGCGCCAGCTCGGTTTACAGCTGATGAAACTGCTTGGCTTCGATTTTAACGCCGGACGTCTCGACGTCAGCGCCCATCCTTTCTGCGGCGGCGTGCCGGAGGATGTGCGCATCACCACGCGCTATAACGAAAACGAGTTCGTCAGCGCAATGATGGGCGTCATCCATGAAACCGGCCACGCGCGCTATGAGCAGAACCTGCCAAAAGCCTGGCGCGGCCAGCCGGTGGCGCTGGCGCGCTCCACCGCCATTCATGAGTCGCAGAGCCTGTTTTTCGAGATGCAGCTGTCGCGCAGCGCGCCGTTCCTGCAGCATATTCTCCCGCTGGTAACCGCGCAGATGGGCGAACAGCCCGCGCTGACGTCCGGTAACTTTGTACGGCTGAACCAGCGAGTGAAGCGCGGCTTTATCCGCGTCGACGCCGATGAGGTCAGCTACCCGCTGCACGTCATTCTGCGTTATGAGATCGAGCGCGCGCTGATTGGCGGCGATATCGAGGTGGAAGATATTCCGGCGCTGTGGGATGAGAAAATGCAGCGCTATCTGGGGCTGGATACCCAGGGCAACTACCGTGACGGCTGTATGCAGGATATACACTGGACCGACGGCGCCTTCGGCTACTTCCCGACCTATACGCTGGGCGCGATGTACGCGGCGCAGCTGTTCCAGGCGGTGCGCCGCGCGCTGCCGCAGCTGGATCAACAGATCGCCGCTGGTGAACTGCAGCCGATTTTCGACTGGCTTTCACAGAATATCTGGCAGCACGGCAGCCGCTTCCCGACGGCGCAGCTGATAACGCAGGCGAGCGGTGAAGACCTGAATCCGCTTCACTTCCGTCTTCATCTGGAGCAGCGCTACCTCGGTTAA
- the asr gene encoding acid resistance repetitive basic protein Asr gives MKKLFALVVAAAMGLSSVAFAAETTAAPAPAAATPTTAAPAKVEHKAVHHKHKKAAAQKAQAAKKHHKKAAKPAEQKAQAAKKHHKKAAKPAEQKAQAAKKHHKHATKPAAQKAQAAKKHHKHVAKPAAQKAQAAKKHHKKVVKSAAK, from the coding sequence ATGAAAAAATTATTCGCTCTGGTTGTCGCCGCTGCTATGGGTCTCTCTTCCGTTGCCTTCGCAGCTGAGACCACCGCAGCTCCGGCCCCGGCCGCCGCCACTCCGACCACTGCGGCTCCGGCTAAAGTTGAGCATAAAGCCGTTCATCATAAACATAAAAAAGCAGCTGCTCAGAAAGCGCAGGCGGCTAAAAAGCATCACAAAAAAGCGGCTAAACCGGCGGAGCAGAAAGCCCAGGCCGCTAAAAAGCATCACAAAAAAGCGGCTAAACCGGCTGAGCAGAAAGCCCAGGCCGCTAAAAAGCACCACAAGCACGCCACTAAACCGGCTGCGCAGAAAGCTCAGGCCGCTAAAAAGCACCACAAGCACGTCGCTAAACCGGCTGCGCAGAAAGCTCAGGCCGCTAAAAAGCACCACAAAAAAGTTGTAAAATCAGCGGCAAAATAA
- the ydgU gene encoding small membrane protein YdgU — MVRRYRFEIILAVMILCGAIAACFYI; from the coding sequence ATGGTACGTCGCTATCGTTTCGAAATAATCCTTGCCGTAATGATTTTGTGTGGCGCAATTGCGGCCTGCTTCTATATTTGA
- a CDS encoding trypsin-like serine peptidase codes for MRITAVLVVGLLCFPFFTHADDDSDEGPGPEEIKMLFFGHDDRKPVDRPASVPWEAIGQLETESGNLCSATLISAHLALTAGHCLVTPPGRLDKPVALRFIAGDNGWRYEIHDIEARVDPSLGKKLKADGDGWIVPAAAAPYDYGLIVLRNPPSGITPIPLFDGSRSDLTAALKTNGRKVTQAGYPEDHLDALWSHQDCLITGWAQRSVLSHQCDTLPGDSGSPLLLQTDDGWRLIAVQSSAPAAADRYRADNRAIAVTAFHDDLEALAAE; via the coding sequence ATGCGCATAACGGCTGTGTTAGTAGTGGGTTTGCTCTGTTTTCCCTTTTTTACGCATGCAGATGATGACAGCGATGAAGGGCCGGGTCCCGAAGAGATTAAAATGCTGTTCTTCGGTCATGACGACCGCAAGCCAGTCGATCGCCCCGCCAGCGTACCGTGGGAAGCGATTGGACAGCTGGAAACCGAAAGCGGCAACCTGTGCAGCGCAACGCTGATCTCCGCACATCTGGCGCTGACCGCCGGTCACTGTCTGGTGACGCCGCCTGGCCGTCTGGATAAGCCAGTCGCCCTGCGCTTTATCGCCGGGGACAATGGCTGGCGTTATGAAATTCACGATATCGAAGCGCGCGTAGACCCCAGCCTTGGCAAAAAACTCAAAGCTGACGGCGACGGCTGGATCGTTCCCGCCGCCGCAGCGCCTTATGATTATGGTCTGATTGTGCTGCGCAATCCGCCTTCCGGTATTACGCCAATTCCACTGTTTGACGGCTCACGCAGCGATCTCACCGCCGCGCTAAAAACCAACGGCCGCAAAGTCACCCAGGCGGGCTATCCTGAAGATCACCTGGATGCGCTCTGGTCGCATCAGGACTGTCTGATTACCGGCTGGGCGCAGCGTTCGGTGCTGTCGCATCAGTGCGATACGCTGCCCGGAGACAGCGGATCGCCGCTGCTGTTGCAGACCGACGACGGCTGGCGGCTGATTGCGGTGCAAAGCTCCGCGCCGGCGGCGGCGGATCGTTATCGCGCCGACAACCGCGCCATCGCCGTTACCGCGTTTCATGATGATTTAGAGGCGCTGGCCGCAGAATAA
- the hrpA gene encoding ATP-dependent RNA helicase HrpA, producing MSVESNTSPLAPFWARLENVTLRDRQRLQRRLHGAKKVKNPAAQQGIADELEKEFAQAEQRLQQRLSLTPTIRFPDNLPVSQKQQAIADAIRDHQVVIVAGETGSGKTTQLPKICLSLGRGVKGLIGHTQPRRLAARTVANRIAEELETSLGGCVGYKVRFNDQVSDATQIKLMTDGILLAEIQQDRLLMQYDTIIIDEAHERSLNIDFLLGYLRELLPRRPDLKVIITSATIDPQRFSRHFNHAPVVEVSGRTYPVEVRYRPVVSDVDESDRDQLQAIFDAVDELGQESNGDILIFMSGEREIRDTADALSRRDLPHTEILPLYARLSNAEQNRVFQPHGGRRIVLATNVAETSLTVPGIKYVIDPGTARISRYSYRTKVQRLPIEPVSQASANQRKGRCGRVSEGICIRLYSEEDFLSRPEFTDPEILRTNLASVILQMTALGLGDISAFPFVEAPDKRNIQDGVRLLEELGAITEEENGRYRLTPSGRQLAQLPVDPRLARMVLEAQKYGCVREVMIIVAALSIQDPRERPAEKQQAADEKHRRFADKESDFIAFVNLWNYLQEQQKALSGNAFRRQCKVDYLNYLRVREWQDIYTQLRQVVRELGMPVNSEPAPYREIHTALLTGLLSHIGLKDAEKQEFSGARNARFAIFPGSALFKKPPKWTMVAELVETSRLWGRIAARIDPEWIEPLAQHLIKRSYSEPHWEKAQGAVMAMEKVTLYGLPIVSARKVNYGPIDPQLSRELFIRHALVEGDWQTRHAFFKANQKLRSEVEDLEHKSRRRDILVDDETLFAFYDSRVGHEVVSARHFDSWWKKVSQQTPDLLSFDKEMLIKEGADKISKLDYPNFWHQGNLKLRLSYQFEPGADADGVTVHIPLPLLNQVEEAGFEWQIPGLRRELIIALIKSLPKPVRRNFVPAPNYAEAFLGRVTGTETPLLDALEREFRRMTGVTIDRDAWQWDQVPDHLKITFRVLDEHNRKLKEGKDLAALKASLKGKVQETLSKVADDGLEQSGLHIWSFGDLPAQFEQKRGNYSVKAWPALVDEKDSVAIRLFDSQHEQQKMMWRGQRRLLLLNIPSPIKYLHEKLPNKAKLGLYFNPYGKVLELIDDCITCGIDKLMAENGGPAWKEADFQQLHDKVRAGLNETVVDIAKLVEQILTAVFNINKRLKGRVDMTMALGLSDIKAQMSGLVYRGFVTQNGWKRLPDTLRYLQAIERRLEKLPVDPHSDRARMLKVEQVQQAWQSWLNKLPPARRDDEDVQEIRWMIEELRVSYFAQQLGTPYPVSDKRILQAMEQIAA from the coding sequence ATGTCTGTCGAATCAAACACATCGCCGCTTGCGCCTTTTTGGGCGCGGCTGGAAAACGTGACGCTGCGCGACCGCCAGCGGCTGCAACGGCGCCTGCACGGCGCCAAAAAGGTGAAAAATCCTGCTGCGCAGCAGGGCATCGCTGACGAGCTGGAAAAAGAGTTCGCCCAGGCGGAACAGCGTTTGCAGCAGCGTCTGTCGCTGACGCCCACCATTCGCTTCCCGGACAATCTGCCGGTCAGCCAGAAGCAGCAGGCGATCGCCGACGCTATCCGCGATCATCAGGTAGTGATCGTGGCGGGCGAAACCGGCTCAGGTAAAACGACTCAGCTGCCGAAAATTTGTTTGTCGCTGGGGCGCGGGGTGAAAGGGCTGATCGGCCATACCCAGCCGCGCCGTCTGGCGGCGCGCACCGTGGCGAACCGTATCGCCGAGGAGCTGGAAACCTCGCTCGGCGGCTGCGTCGGCTATAAGGTGCGTTTTAACGATCAGGTCAGCGACGCCACCCAGATCAAGCTGATGACTGATGGTATTCTGCTGGCGGAAATCCAGCAGGATCGGCTGCTGATGCAGTACGACACCATCATTATCGATGAGGCGCACGAGCGCAGCCTGAACATCGATTTCCTGCTCGGCTACCTGCGCGAGCTGCTGCCGCGTCGTCCCGATCTGAAAGTGATCATTACCTCCGCCACCATCGATCCGCAGCGCTTTTCGCGCCACTTTAATCATGCGCCGGTGGTGGAAGTCTCAGGCCGCACTTATCCGGTGGAGGTGCGTTATCGTCCGGTGGTCAGCGATGTCGATGAGAGCGACCGCGATCAGCTGCAGGCGATCTTCGACGCGGTGGATGAGCTGGGCCAGGAGAGCAACGGCGATATCCTGATTTTTATGAGCGGCGAACGCGAAATCCGCGACACCGCCGATGCGTTGAGCCGACGCGACCTGCCGCATACTGAAATTCTGCCGCTCTACGCGCGCCTGTCGAACGCCGAACAGAATCGGGTGTTCCAGCCGCACGGCGGTCGTCGCATCGTGCTGGCCACCAACGTGGCCGAAACGTCGCTGACGGTGCCCGGCATCAAATACGTTATCGATCCCGGCACCGCGCGCATCAGCCGCTACAGCTACCGCACCAAGGTGCAGCGCCTGCCGATCGAGCCGGTTTCGCAGGCCTCGGCCAACCAGCGTAAAGGGCGCTGCGGCCGCGTCTCTGAAGGCATCTGCATTCGCCTCTATTCCGAAGAGGATTTCTTAAGCCGCCCGGAATTTACCGACCCGGAGATCCTGCGCACCAACCTGGCCTCGGTTATTTTGCAGATGACCGCGCTGGGGCTGGGCGATATCAGCGCCTTTCCGTTTGTCGAGGCGCCCGATAAGCGCAACATCCAGGATGGCGTGCGCCTGCTGGAAGAACTGGGCGCGATTACCGAAGAGGAAAATGGCCGTTATCGCCTGACGCCGTCGGGCCGCCAGCTGGCGCAGCTGCCGGTTGACCCGCGCCTGGCGCGGATGGTGCTGGAAGCGCAGAAATATGGCTGCGTGCGCGAAGTGATGATTATCGTTGCGGCGCTGTCGATTCAGGATCCGCGCGAACGTCCGGCAGAAAAACAGCAGGCCGCCGATGAGAAACATCGCCGCTTTGCCGATAAAGAGTCCGATTTTATCGCCTTCGTTAACCTGTGGAACTATCTGCAGGAGCAGCAAAAAGCGCTCTCCGGCAACGCGTTCCGCCGCCAGTGCAAGGTCGATTATCTGAACTATCTGCGCGTGCGTGAATGGCAGGATATCTATACCCAGCTGCGCCAGGTCGTGCGCGAGCTGGGTATGCCGGTCAACAGCGAACCGGCGCCGTACCGTGAAATTCATACCGCGCTGCTGACCGGCCTGCTGTCGCATATCGGCCTCAAGGATGCGGAAAAGCAGGAATTCAGCGGCGCGCGCAACGCGCGCTTCGCCATCTTCCCCGGCTCGGCGCTGTTTAAAAAGCCGCCGAAATGGACCATGGTGGCGGAGCTGGTGGAAACCAGCCGCCTGTGGGGACGCATCGCCGCGCGCATCGATCCTGAGTGGATCGAGCCGCTTGCGCAGCATCTGATCAAGCGCAGCTACAGCGAACCGCACTGGGAAAAAGCGCAGGGCGCGGTGATGGCGATGGAGAAGGTGACGCTGTACGGCCTGCCGATCGTGAGCGCGCGCAAGGTGAACTACGGCCCCATCGATCCGCAGCTGTCGCGTGAGCTTTTTATTCGTCATGCGCTGGTGGAGGGCGACTGGCAAACTCGCCACGCCTTCTTTAAGGCGAACCAGAAGCTGCGCAGCGAAGTGGAAGATCTGGAACATAAATCGCGGCGGCGCGATATCCTGGTGGATGACGAAACGCTGTTCGCCTTCTATGACAGCCGCGTCGGCCATGAAGTCGTCTCCGCGCGCCACTTCGACAGCTGGTGGAAAAAGGTCAGCCAGCAAACGCCCGATCTGCTCTCTTTCGATAAAGAGATGTTGATCAAAGAGGGCGCGGACAAGATCAGCAAGCTCGACTATCCCAACTTCTGGCATCAGGGCAACCTGAAGCTGCGCCTCAGCTATCAGTTTGAGCCGGGCGCGGACGCGGATGGCGTCACGGTGCATATTCCGCTGCCGCTGTTGAATCAGGTGGAAGAGGCGGGCTTTGAATGGCAAATCCCCGGCCTGCGCCGCGAGCTGATCATCGCGTTGATTAAATCACTGCCGAAGCCGGTGCGCCGCAACTTTGTGCCCGCGCCTAACTACGCCGAGGCGTTCCTCGGCCGCGTCACCGGCACCGAGACGCCGCTGCTGGACGCGCTGGAGCGTGAATTCCGCCGCATGACCGGCGTCACCATCGACCGCGACGCCTGGCAGTGGGATCAGGTGCCCGATCACCTGAAAATCACCTTCCGCGTGCTGGATGAACATAACCGCAAGCTGAAAGAGGGCAAAGATCTTGCGGCGCTGAAAGCCTCGCTGAAAGGCAAGGTGCAGGAGACGCTGTCGAAAGTGGCCGATGACGGTCTGGAGCAGAGCGGCCTGCATATCTGGAGCTTCGGCGATCTGCCCGCACAGTTCGAGCAGAAGCGCGGCAACTACAGCGTCAAGGCCTGGCCAGCATTGGTGGATGAAAAGGACAGCGTGGCGATACGCCTGTTCGACAGCCAGCATGAACAGCAAAAAATGATGTGGCGCGGCCAGCGTCGTCTGCTGCTGCTGAATATTCCCTCGCCGATTAAATATCTGCACGAAAAGCTGCCGAACAAAGCCAAGCTGGGACTCTACTTTAATCCTTACGGCAAGGTGCTGGAGCTGATCGACGACTGTATTACCTGCGGCATCGATAAGCTGATGGCGGAAAATGGCGGACCGGCCTGGAAAGAAGCGGATTTCCAGCAGCTGCATGATAAGGTGCGCGCCGGACTGAACGAGACCGTGGTGGACATCGCTAAACTGGTGGAGCAGATCCTGACGGCGGTGTTCAATATCAACAAGCGCCTGAAAGGACGCGTGGATATGACCATGGCGTTAGGGCTGTCGGATATCAAAGCGCAGATGAGCGGTCTGGTTTATCGCGGCTTCGTAACGCAGAACGGCTGGAAACGGCTGCCGGATACGTTGCGCTATCTGCAGGCGATTGAGCGCAGGTTGGAGAAGCTGCCGGTCGATCCGCACAGCGATCGCGCGCGAATGCTGAAGGTGGAGCAGGTGCAGCAGGCATGGCAGAGCTGGCTGAATAAGCTGCCGCCCGCGCGTCGCGATGACGAGGATGTACAGGAGATACGCTGGATGATCGAGGAGCTGCGCGTCAGCTATTTCGCCCAGCAGCTTGGCACGCCTTATCCTGTTTCCGATAAACGCATCCTGCAGGCGATGGAGCAAATCGCCGCCTGA
- a CDS encoding FMN-dependent NADH-azoreductase, translating to MSKVLVLKSSILAGYSQSGQLADFYAEQAKAKGDQVTVRDLAADAIPVLDGELVGALRPSDAALSPRQQEALALSDALIAELNAHDVIVIAAPMYNFNIPTQLKNYFDLIARAGVTFRYTEAGPEGLVKGKRAIVISSRGGIHKDTPSDLLTPYVQLFLGFIGITDVSFVLAEGIAYGPEVAAKATSEAKETLAQLATA from the coding sequence ATGAGCAAAGTATTAGTCTTAAAATCCAGTATTCTTGCCGGTTATTCTCAGTCTGGTCAGCTGGCCGACTTTTACGCCGAGCAGGCGAAAGCCAAAGGCGATCAGGTGACGGTACGCGACCTGGCGGCAGATGCGATTCCGGTGCTGGACGGCGAACTGGTTGGCGCGCTGCGTCCTTCCGATGCGGCCCTGAGCCCGCGTCAGCAGGAAGCGCTGGCGCTGTCTGATGCGCTGATCGCTGAACTGAACGCGCACGATGTGATTGTTATTGCGGCGCCGATGTACAATTTCAACATCCCGACGCAGCTGAAGAACTACTTCGATCTGATCGCCCGCGCCGGCGTCACCTTCCGCTACACCGAAGCGGGCCCGGAAGGCCTGGTGAAAGGCAAACGCGCTATCGTCATCTCCAGCCGCGGCGGCATTCATAAAGATACCCCAAGCGATCTGCTGACCCCTTACGTACAGCTGTTCCTGGGCTTTATCGGCATTACCGACGTCAGCTTCGTCCTTGCCGAAGGCATCGCCTACGGTCCGGAAGTGGCGGCCAAAGCGACTTCGGAAGCGAAAGAAACGCTGGCGCAGCTGGCTACCGCCTGA
- a CDS encoding YdbL family probable chaperone protein, which translates to MKGWVKLCLLLALASPAAMALTLDEARQQGRVGETLNGYLAPRQQDAETLALVARINQGREQHYQQIAQQNHLSTDEVARIAGEKLVRRAAAGEYVQGINGQWIKK; encoded by the coding sequence ATGAAAGGCTGGGTTAAACTCTGTCTGCTGCTGGCGCTGGCTTCGCCGGCGGCCATGGCGCTGACGCTCGACGAAGCGCGCCAGCAGGGACGCGTCGGCGAAACCCTGAACGGCTATCTGGCGCCTCGTCAGCAGGATGCGGAAACGCTGGCGCTGGTGGCGCGCATCAATCAGGGACGCGAGCAACATTATCAGCAGATTGCGCAGCAGAATCATTTAAGCACGGATGAGGTGGCGCGTATCGCCGGCGAAAAACTGGTGCGCCGCGCTGCGGCGGGCGAGTATGTGCAGGGAATAAACGGACAGTGGATTAAGAAGTAA
- a CDS encoding YnbE family lipoprotein, with protein sequence MKINRLLLLACCSGLVGCVPRIEVAAPKEPITINMNVKIEHEIHIKVDKDVEALLNQSDLF encoded by the coding sequence ATGAAAATTAACCGGCTGCTGCTGCTGGCCTGCTGTAGCGGGCTGGTCGGCTGCGTACCGCGCATCGAAGTCGCGGCGCCGAAAGAACCGATCACCATCAATATGAACGTGAAGATTGAACATGAGATCCATATTAAGGTGGATAAAGATGTGGAAGCGCTGTTAAACCAGAGCGATCTTTTTTGA